The following proteins are co-located in the Calliphora vicina chromosome 2, idCalVici1.1, whole genome shotgun sequence genome:
- the LOC135952683 gene encoding odorant receptor 33a-like: protein MSHSNDYRPDSVGVFKPFWLCWRLLGVLAWQKRDFTIIYDIFMNVFINLWYPVHLTVGLILLPMHDDIYKNMSMTITCIVCTMKHYCIRWNLKKIFEIMNLFGKLDERIHSLEERKYFTKHSMRIAKLLAKMYFSVYMGANVAALMAVLWDGERRLMYPAWFPFDWSSSSGLYYLAILYQFAGVTILIVLNFTNDAIAPVTLCLFSGQVHLLAMRVAKLGYDKRKSLKQHENELKLCIEDHIKLINLFNLIEDSLSYVQLILFISSGLNICVVLVYLFFYVDNLLSYIYYTIFMAALGVELFPIYYFGSLLQEEFNDLPYAIFSSNWPFQTRSYRQNVVIFTEVAMRKLTMLAGGVVGIRLDSFFAICKTAYSLFAVATTID, encoded by the exons ATGTCTCATTCAAATGACTATCGACCGGACAGTGTTGGTGTGTTTAAGCCCTTCTGGCTGTGTTGGCGTCTCCTGGGTGTATTGGCCTGGCAGAAGAGAGACTTTACCATAATCTATGATATTTTCATGAACGTGTTTATAAATCTTTGGTATCCCGTTCATTTGACTGTGGGTCTAATATTATTGCCCATGCACGATGACATCTACAAGAATATGTCCATGACAATAACTTGCATAGTATGTACTATGAAACACTATTGCATCAGATGGAATTTGaagaaaatctttgaaattatgaatttatttggCAAATTGGATGAACGAATACACAGTTTAGAAGAGCGTAAATATTTTACGAAGCACAGCATGAGGATAGCCAAACTGTTggctaaaatgtatttttctgtgtatatgggAGCAAATGTGGCTGCTTTAATGGCTGTATTGTGGGATGGTGAAAGACGACTGATGTATCCAGCCTGGTTTCCTTTCGACTGGAGTTCTTCGTCTGGCTTATATTATTTAGCCATACTTTATCAGTTTGCGGGTGTTACCATTTTAATAGTATTGAATTTTACAAATGATGCCATAGCACCAGTGACGTTGTGTCTATTCAGTGGCCAGGTTCATTTGTTGGCAATGAGAGTGGCCAAGCTGGGTTATGATAAGAGAAAATCATTAAAGCAGCatgaaaatgaattgaaattgtgTATAGAGGatcatattaaattaataaa TCTGTTTAACCTCATCGAAGACTCTTTATCGTATGTCcagttgattttatttatttcaagtgGCCTAAATATTTGTGTGGTGTTGGTCTATTTGTTTTTCTATGTGGACAATTTGTTGTCCTACATTTATTATACGATTTTCATGGCAGCCCTTGGTGTGGAATTGTTTCccatttattattttggctcATTGTTGCAAGAGGAATTCAATGACTTACCATATGCCATCTTTTCCAGTAACTGGCCATTCCAGACAAGATCTTACCGTCAAAATGTGGTCATATTCACGGAGGTTGCAATGCGCAAGTTGACCATGTTAGCTGGCGGTGTTGTGGGTATTCGATTGGATAGTTTTTTTGCCATTTGCAAAACCGCATATTCGTTGTTCGCAGTGGCCACGACGAttgattga